The Plasmodium malariae genome assembly, chromosome: 3 genome window below encodes:
- the PRPF31 gene encoding U4/U6 small nuclear ribonucleoprotein PRP31, putative produces MTTLADTFLKDLEDLEMEDEDPFNNGNMIAQKKLDIDDNKENDDYEEIVDAIEEFLNEKKKKKERKISELLYDEDFLKTMNSIKNYIIEAEEELHEQGQEDLLNENERTKKRKKVKDGNEEGNEKEEEEVNDAISDMVNDKVNDEDEDENHGQGDVHDDEEILIEKCIELIIKIDTEILNIHKYVKDIYSTKFPELDSIVYSPLEYITVVSKIKNENDLKNIDFSDILPNTTVMAITVASSMTTGINLSEHLLKSCLSFCNEALELNEYRQMVLLYLESKMFLLAPNLTMLLGSALTARLISSVGSLKNLSVTSSQNLIVVGSSKKSVLGFSNVHKTYGVGILSTSEIVQSVPDAYKKKAISLLAGKCSLASRIDYFKKYREGQYGLLLRENVINHLIKLQEPHPMKQKKILPMPDEKKRRKRGGKRYRKLKEKTEITELRKQINRLPFGPNTNDDFYTFSDQNTMLLNSNITKLKYQTKQKTNITKRKNLNVQSSGVTGGLSSSLIFTPLQGIELFNPSAINQKDEQKENIYFSSTAQFRRV; encoded by the exons ATG ACAACCCTTGCTGATACCTTCTTGAAAGATCTGGAGGACTTGGAGATGGAAGATGAGGACCCATTCAATAATGGTAACATGATAGCACAAAAGAAATTGGATATAGATGATAACAAGGAGAATGATGATTATGAAGAAATTGTTGATGCTATAGAAGAATTCTTAaacgagaaaaaaaaaaaaaaagaacgtAAAATATCCGAACTATTATATGATGaggattttttaaaaaccaTGAATAGtattaagaattatattattgaagCCGAGGAAGAACTACATGAACAAGGACAGGAGGACttgttaaatgaaaatgaaagaacgaaaaaaagaaaaaaggtaAAAGATGGTAATGAAGAGGGgaatgaaaaagaagaagaggagGTAAACGATGCGATAAGCGATATGGTGAACGATAAGGTAAATGATGAGGACGAGGACGAAAACCATGGCCAGGGGGATGTTCACGATGacgaagaaatattaattgaaaaatgtatcgaattaataataaaaatagacacagagatattaaatatacataaatatgtaaaagatatatattcaaCAAAATTTCCCGAACTAGACTCAATAGTATATTCCCCTTTAGAATATATAACTGTTGTAAGTAAGATAAAGAATGAAAacgatttaaaaaatattgatttTTCAGATATACTTCCAAATACTACAGTAATGGCTATAACAGTTGCCTCTAGTATGACAACTGGAATAAATTTATCGGagcatttattaaaaagctGTTTATCCTTTTGTAATGAAGCTTtagaattaaatgaatatagaCAAATggttttactttatttagAAAGTAAAATGTTTCTTCTCGCTCCTAATTTGACAATGCTATTAGGTAGTGCATTAACAGCTCGTCTGATTAGTTCAGTAGgctctttaaaaaatttatctgTTACTTCTTCTCAAAATCTTATAGTTGTTGGTAGTTCTAAAAAATCAGTGCTCGGATTTAGTAATGTGCATAAAACATATGGGGTAGGAATATTAAGTACTTCTGAAATAGTTCAAAGTGTTCCAGatgcatataaaaaaaaagcaataagTTTATTAGCAGGGAAATGTAGTTTAGCATCTAGAATAgattattttaagaaatacaGAGAAGGACAATATGGATTATTACTCCGAGAAAATGTAATTAaccatttaataaaattacaagaaCCACATccaatgaaacaaaaaaaaattctaccTATGCCtgatgaaaagaaaagaagaaaaagaggaGGAAAAAGATATcgaaaattaaaagaaaaaacagaaatTACTGAATTAAGGAAACAAATTAATAGATTACCATTTGGCCCAAATACAAATGATGACTTTTATACCTTTAGTGATCAAAATACTATGTTATTAAATTCGAATATAACGAAATTAAAATACCAGACAAAGcagaaaacaaatattacCAAGAGGAAAAATTTGAATGTTCAATCTAGTGGAGTAACTGGAGGTTTGTCATCCTCTTTGATTTTTACTCCTTTGCAGGGTATTGAATTATTTAACCCTTCTGCTATTAACCAAAAGGATGAACagaaggaaaatatatacttttctaGCACAGCTCAATTTCGTAGAGTCTAA
- the SOF1 gene encoding protein SOF1, putative — MEVKVLHRNPEDYKNNPGFSNYKHVRSFEKNIHLFQREIEYKRALNATKIDKIFAKPLVKCLDGHDDSIRCICVSNKNLTDLYSGSCNGFINTWNILDKKLMRKLKAHDGFVRGLCTSYDDKYLFSCGDDKYIKQWTIEKNKNINELTEEDTVEQNMNNLNYLENEIIPKKIYVCKSVPNSIDKHFSEALIISGSQTLDVWDYYRNNAIASFDYNSEYIYYVKFNYAQRNLVGLTLSDNSVGLVDIRNKVPIKKLFLKYRSNSLSWNNMNPKQFIVANEDSNLYTFDIRYLKTAYMVHKGFVNAVLDVDFSPIGNKFVACSYDKTIRLYNNDEPTSYDVYHTRRMQHVLCCKYSLDAKYVLTGSSDMCIRIWKSCAHEPSGVLSFKEKQAINYRNKLKEKYASLKEIKRIREHHHVPALIKSMSDKKKIMLEAKKRKEQNIINHSKKYDRKPIPEKKKIFVTEQ; from the coding sequence ATGGAAGTAAAAGTTTTGCACAGGAATCCCGAGGATTATAAGAATAATCCTGGTTTTTCTAATTATAAGCATGTGAGAAGCTTTGAAAAGAATATCCATTTATTTCAGAGAgaaatagaatataaaagAGCTTTAAATGCTACAAAAATTGACAAAATATTCGCAAAACCGTTAGTAAAATGTTTAGATGGACATGATGATTCTATTAGATGTATTTGCGTGTCAAATAAAAACTTAACCGACTTATATAGTGGAAGTTGTAATGGCTTTATAAATACTTGGAATAttttagataaaaaattaatgaggAAATTAAAGGCACATGATGGGTTTGTAAGAGGGTTATGTACAAGCTATGATGATAAATATCTCTTCAGTTGTGGtgatgataaatatataaagcaaTGGactattgaaaaaaataaaaacataaatgaaTTAACTGAAGAAGATACAGTAGaacaaaatatgaataatttaaattatctagaaaatgaaataattccAAAAAAGATCTATGTTTGTAAAAGTGTACCTAACAGTATTGATAAGCATTTTTCAGAGGCTCTAATAATATCAGGTAGTCAGACATTAGATGTGTGGGattattatagaaataatGCAATAGCTAGCTTTGATTATAAtagtgaatatatatattatgtaaaatttaattatgcaCAAAGAAATTTAGTTGGTTTAACCTTATCAGATAATTCAGTGGGACTAGTAGATATTAGAAATAAAGTaccaattaaaaaattatttttaaaatatagaagTAATTCACTAAGCTGGAATAATATGAACCCTAAGCAATTTATTGTTGCTAATGAAGATTCGAATTTATATACCTTTGATATAAGATATTTGAAGACAGCTTATATGGTGCATAAAGGTTTTGTAAATGCTGTATTAGATGTTGACTTTTCTCCAATTGGAAATAAGTTCGTTGCTTGTTCTTATGATAAAACTATTCGACTGTATAATAATGACGAACCAACAAGTTATGATGTATATCATACTAGACGCATGCAACATGTGTTATGTTGTAAATATAGTTTAGATGCAAAATATGTTTTGACAGGAAGTTCTGACATGTGCATACGAATTTGGAAATCATGTGCGCATGAACCTTCTGGagtattatcatttaaagaaaaacaagCCATAAATTAtcgaaataaattaaaagaaaaatatgcatcattaaaagaaattaaaagaatcCGAGAACATCATCATGTTCCTGCTCTAATTAAAAGCATGTctgataaaaagaaaattatgcTAGAAgcaaagaaaagaaaagagcaaaatataattaaccattcaaaaaaatacgaTCGAAAACCTATAccagagaaaaagaaaatattcgTCACTGAACAGTAG
- the PmUG01_03019300 gene encoding conserved Plasmodium protein, unknown function, translating to MMEILPAGYSDFRSREYWNSFFQAFDKKNFEWYGTYEDIKSIVYKCIKGRLNYCNEEANGDLKKELVNKNCLIINTGCGNSNISYEFYEDGFDNIINIDYSDVVINKMRKKFGDKMEYINIDISDRKAFDNLLENLEKVKIKNKKDFKIFFDKAFLDAYISCNENEEEICKSNAKNYFSIILKYLNKGDLFIIITLAQYYIIKEVVRNIYNENVKLEVIPFLIKKNTSEFKYHPFVFALYKSDKKKKEYTANFVHLENNSTSVISLWKLPQEINQTRENVNLHIFKKGKRIILDIFNNNLNKCTYNVIVYDSNNAQVTYNTVVIVVPFGYEFHSLYATAEGNEELARKAKTRRLLLVMKSNFMLSLDEDNDNKQNESAYKGKHDTCFTGSIIQSTNNCNAALRNEKRESSVSLYYNNDGNDNNDNNVNNDNNSCVALNGYGSTKQYLNGLTSHVNQGGTSENMGKKDAQVISNTGNGSTPLNNNLQSELYANSNSVNILLDSIKNELQNILNELALPNSSNFPIMALNEDVKDCKIIGHEKSKYCSTIIIRDVLVTEEFISENFIFDRDNTEKKKKKKSNETNSKSNGGETHNMWDDALFAIEKNKKEKEIYFKNKEIYKRQMIFSYDPLTVQSELIYTKKEKEEKINFEYIESASQYHINFCCSFFFIINTNFIKEKNFINICILGGGTNVLSNIIKSIFYDYYLHFDIIEIDETVHKFYSLFFDEQMKINEKYITNYLINDAYDYIQNFDKAQFYDIIFLDMNNSQNSYIQINDCKIHITCPHVKFLNKEIISSIKKILKENGILVINLLTRDIKARTYVYQLFKTLFVSVINISSSNKEINDVIVCSSEVITEERISTFHIGLMEMIKKNYDKWFLNFDFKNFIHNVKIM from the exons ATGATGGAGATTTTACCAGCAGGTTACTCTGATTTTCGAAGTAGGGAGTACTGGAATAGTTTCTTCCAAgcttttgataaaaaaaatttcgaaTGGTATGGCACATATGAAGATATAAAAAGCATTGtttataaatgcataaaagGAAGATTAAATTATTGTAATGAAGAAGCAAATGGTGATTTGAAAAAAGAACTAGTAAACAAAAAttgtttaataataaatacaggATGTGGGAATTCAAATATAAGCTATGAATTTTATGAAGACGGTTTTGATAATATTATCAACATAGATTATTCAGATGtagtaattaataaaatgcgTAAAAAGTTTGGAGATAAAatggaatatataaatattgataTTAGCGATAGGAAAGCATTTGATaatttattagaaaatttagaaaaagtgaaaataaaaaacaaaaaagactttaaaattttttttgataaagcTTTTTTAGATGCTTATATATCATgtaatgaaaatgaagaggaaatatgtaaaagtaatgcaaaaaattatttttctattattttaaaatatcttaATAAAGGggatttatttattattattactttagcgcaatattatataattaaagaagttgttagaaatatatataacgaaaatgtaaaattagaAGTAATTCCTTttctgataaaaaaaaatacaagtgAATTTAAATATCATCCCTTTGTTTTTGCCCTTTATAAAAgtgataaaaagaaaaaggagtATACTGCTAATTTTGTACATTTAGAAAACAATTCAACAAGTGTTATATCTTTATGGAAATTACCACAAGAAATAAATCAAACTCGAGAAAATGTAAACCtccatatatttaaaaagggaAAGAGAATAATTctagatatatttaataataatttaaataaatgcacTTATAATGTAATTGTATATGATTCAAACAATGCACAAGTTACATATAACACAGTTGTCATAGTAGTGCCATTTGGATATGAGTTTCATTCACTTTATGCTACTGCAGAAGGGAATGAAGAACTGGCGAGAAAGGCAAAAACTAGGAGGTTGCTCCTAGTGATGAAGTCCAACTTTATGTTGTCCCTTGATGaagataatgataataagcAGAATGAAAGTGCTTATAAGGGAAAGCATGATACATGTTTCACTGGAAGCATAATCCAAAGTACAAATAATTGTAACGCTGCTTTACGTAATGAAAAGCGGGAAAGCAGTGTAAGCCTCTATTACAATAATGACggtaatgataataatgataataatgttaataatgataataattcatGCGTTGCGTTAAATGGATATGGAAGTACAAAGCAGTACCTGAATGGACTAACTAGCCATGTAAATCAAGGGGGAACTTCGGAAAACATGGGGAAAAAAGATGCTCAAGTAATTAGTAACACTGGCAATGGAAGTACtccattaaataataatctGCAAAGTGAGTTATACGCAAACAGTAATTCAGTTAATATACTTTTAGATTCCATTAAAAATGAGCTACAGAATATTCTAAACGAGTTAGCTCTACCTAATTCCAGCAATTTCCCAATAATGGCTCTAAATGAAGACGTGAAAGATTGTAAAATTATCGGTCATGAAAAGTCAAAATACTGTTCAACTATTATAATACGGGACGTGCTAGTTACAGAGGAGTTCATTTCGGAAAATTTTATCTTCGATAGGGataatacagaaaaaaaaaaaaaaaaa aagagcaacGAGACAAACAGCAAAAGTAACGGCGGAGAAACGCACAATATGTGGGACGATGCCCTTTTTGCaattgagaaaaataaaaaagagaaggaaatttattttaaaaataaagagattTATAAAAGACAAATGATATTTTCCTACGATCCATTAACTGTTCAGTCTGAATtaatatacacaaaaaaagaaaaggaggaaaaaataaatttcgaATATATTGAATCAGCTAGCCaatatcatataaatttttgttgtagttttttttttataataaataccaattttataaaagaaaaaaatttcataaatatatgtatattaggAGGAGGTACTAATGTACTTTCAAATATTATCAAATCGATAttttatgattattatttacattttgatATAATTGAAATAGATGAAACAGTGCACAAATTttattccttattttttgatgaacaaatgaaaattaatgaaaagtatataacaaattacTTAATAAATGACGCCTATGATTACATACAAAATTTTGACAAAGCAcaattttatgatattatatttcttgaTATGAACAATTCTCAAAATTCgtacatacaaataaatgattGCAAGATACACATTACTTGTCCCcatgttaaatttttaaataaggaaattatctcaagtattaaaaaaattttgaaagaaAATGGAATTTTggttattaatttattaacacGTGATATTAAAGCTCGGACTTATGTATATCaactttttaaaactttATTTGTGTCTGTTATAAATATCTCATCATCTAATAAG gAAATTAATGACGTCATTGTTTGCAGCTCGGAGGTGATAACAGAGGAAAGGATTTCTACGTTTCATATAGGCCTAATGGAAATG ATCAAAAAGAATTACGATAAATGGTTTTTAAACTTTGattttaagaattttatacataatgtCAAGATTATGTGA
- the PmUG01_03019400 gene encoding heat shock protein 40, putative, whose amino-acid sequence MFPLRILRKAWNDNFIFERKYFTEILFRGEKNKKVKICSRSSPFYSYSRNINTSRKCLNQDPYTVLGLSKNATTSEIKKQFRLLAKKYHPDINPSPDAKQKMASITAAYELLSDPKKKEFYDKTGMTDDMNYENQSSSNFEGSFSGFGDASFMFTDFAEMFTNMAGTKSSSTRGEDIQTEITLKFMEAIKGCEKNIRLNVKVSCNNCNGTGKKPGTNLTICKVCNGSGIQRMERGPIIIGVPCRNCSGNGQIINNPCKHCSGSGVKFQTKNITLDIPPGIKKGMQMRIPNQGHSGYRGGKNGHLFVTINIEPHKVFKWVDDNIYVDVPLTIKQCLLGGVVNIPTLNGDMDLLIRPKTYPNSEKVLKGKGPCKVDSHTNGDLIIKFSLKIPDKLTHRQVELIEEFNRIEMGLSNTQNTNRPMDDCDNASARATPKGDTSTSGSTSGSTSGINNKNRNNNSSGNSTDNRSINNSGNCKVNANERGEKNIPKPPPLSQKKKYINKLEGTNSSNVPIPPPPPTSSSSASKEKYASGRSANKQRAKEQNANGHSANEQNANGHSANGHSANGHSANEQNANERSANEQNTNEQNANEQNNAANEDSKLNSNMNNSYSYDDNYYSSKVKNTNHMKSVEHANSVNNSNINQVDNTAYIFDKSTKESLNFSNQHTVNINNGSSGTTISSSNSIGNGKNNNKSDDSYKEERDKKRSSTTSTFSYAKKWITEKLKPNN is encoded by the coding sequence ATGTTTCCTTTGAGAATTCTGCGAAAGGCATGGAAcgataattttatttttgaaagaaaatatttcacAGAGATATTATTTAGAGgggaaaagaataaaaaagtaaaaatatgtagTAGGAGTAGTCCATTTTATTCCTATagtagaaatataaatacttcTAGAAAATGTCTGAACCAAGATCCGTATACAGTATTGGGTTTATCAAAAAATGCTACAACGAGTGAAATTAAGAAACAGTTTCGTTTACTAGCCAAGAAATATCATCCAGATATAAACCCGTCTCCTGatgcaaaacaaaaaatggcTAGTATAACAGCAGCATATGAATTATTATCCGatcctaaaaaaaaagaattttatgataaaacAGGAATGACTGATGATATGAATTATGAAAATCAATCTTCATCAAATTTTGAAGGTTCATTTTCAGGGTTTGGTGATGCATCTTTTATGTTTACAGATTTTGCAGAAATGTTTACAAACATGGCTGGAACGAAAAGTAGTTCAACTAGAGGTGAAGATATTCAAACAGAAATtactttaaaatttatgGAAGCTATTAAAGGATGTGAAAAGAATATCAGATTAAATGTTAAAGTGTCTTGTAATAATTGTAATGGGACAGGTAAAAAACCCGGTACCAATTTAACCATATGTAAAGTTTGTAACGGTTCAGGTATTCAACGAATGGAAAGAGGTCCTATAATTATTGGAGTACCATGTCGAAATTGTTCAGGGAATGgacaaattattaataacCCATGTAAACATTGTTCAGGTAGTGGAGTAAAATTTCAAACAAAAAACATTACTCTAGATATCCCTCCAGGAATTAAAAAAGGTATGCAGATGAGAATTCCAAATCAAGGCCATTCAGGATATAGAGGTGGAAAAAATGGTCATCTATTTGTTACTATAAACATTGAACCACATAAAGTTTTTAAATGGGTTgatgataatatttatgtagaTGTACCATTAACTATTAAACAATGTCTTCTAGGTGGTGTCGTTAATATTCCTACCCTTAATGGTGATATGGATTTACTTATTCGACCAAAAACTTATCCTAATTCtgaaaaagttttaaaagGTAAGGGACCATGTAAAGTAGATTCACATACAAATGGTGATCTTATCATAAAATTTAGTTTAAAAATACCTGATAAATTAACACATAGACAAGTGGAATTGATTGAGGAATTTAACAGAATTGAAATGGGGCTATCAAACACGCAAAACACCAATAGACCAATGGACGATTGTGATAATGCCAGTGCTCGTGCTACTCCAAAGGGGGATACCAGTACCAGTGGCAGTACCAGTGGCAGTACCAGTGGAAtcaataacaaaaataggaataataatagtagcgGCAATAGTACCGATAACAGGAGCATCAATAACAGTGGCAACTGCAAGGTCAACGCAAATGAAAGAGGGGAGAAGAACATTCCCAAACCTCCACCATTAtcgcagaaaaaaaaatacataaataaattagaagGAACGAATTCGTCTAACGTACCCATTCCCCCTCCACCTCCTACATCCTCGTCCAGTGCAtcgaaagaaaaatatgcaaGTGGACGAAGTGCGAATAAACAAAGAGCGAAGGAACAAAATGCGAATGGACATAGTGCGAATGAACAAAACGCGAATGGACATAGTGCGAATGGACATAGTGCGAATGGACATAGTGCGAATGAACAAAACGCGAATGAACGGAGTGCGAATGAACAAAATACGAATGAACAAAAtgcaaatgaacaaaataatgcCGCGAATGAAGATAGCAAATTGAATAGTAACATGAACAACAGTTATAGCTATGATGATAATTATTACTCTAGTAAGGTAAAGAATACTAATCACATGAAAAGTGTTGAACATGCGAATAGTGTTAATAATTCTAACATAAACCAAGTAGATAATACAGCTTATATATTTGACAAGTCCACAAAGGAATCTCTAAACTTTAGTAATCAACACACTGTTAACATAAATAACGGTAGCAGTGGAACTACCATCAGCAGTAGTAATAGTATaggaaatggaaaaaataataacaaatcaGACGATTCATATAAAGAGGAAAGAGACAAAAAGAGAAGCTCCACTACTTCAACTTTTTCATATGCTAAAAAGTGGATTACTGAAAAATTAAAGCCAAACAATTGA
- the PmUG01_03019500 gene encoding conserved Plasmodium protein, unknown function → MLCFIKKYIYFELLIILRVVNYWIPLSSFLNITLVSYLSVLGFIYLIFKFRYANYSKALQNCNFKGKHVCIIGGSEGLGLSLAKRLIKEKPETLSVMSRNINKLKEARNILLSEVGKDKSYSDIKINIIKCDLSMKESINEAFNNALINNSLDKEENSKNDTNYGNENNTRDRNKNIEKGNVDVNDINNIDVLICNAAYVSTEENTKLQMYDLIYTVNVNIYGNIDFISRVITYMKKKKSGTILFINSEGALYPIYGYSYYLMSKTSMWTYTHILDQELKYFNIHIANAFLPSIQTPGFVQENFKKPDVTKKIESLTSILNSDYAADKVINKIKQGRKFITLNLNGYMLSILHSGYRNPESYFDYLMHVSFCNIFVFISSLYKLYIEYVIKKKFHSILCN, encoded by the exons atgttatgttttattaagaagtacatatatttcgaacttttaataattttacgaGTTGTAAATTACTGGATCCCGTTAAGCAGTTTCTTAAATATCACACTAGTGTCTTATTTATCAGTGTTaggatttatttatttaatttttaaatttagatATGCAAATTATTCTAAAGCACTACAAAACTGTAACTTTAAAGGGAAACATGTTTGCATCATAG GGGGCTCGGAAGGGCTTGGGTTGTCGTTAGCCAAAAGACTTATCAAGGAAAAACCCGAAACACTATCAGTGATGtcaagaaatataaataaactaaaagaggcaagaaatattttattaagcGAAGTGGGGAAGGACAAAAGTTACTCagatattaaaataaatattattaaatgtgACTTGAGTATGAAGGAGTCAATAAATGAAGCATTCAATAATGcgttaataaataatagtttAGATAAGGaagaaaattcaaaaaatgatACGAATTAtggaaatgaaaataatacaagGGATAGGAATAAGAACATCGAGAAGGGAAATGTGGATGTAAATGATATAAACAACATTGACGTTCTTATTTGTAATGCTGCTTACGTGAGTACTGAAGAAAATACTAAATTGCAAATGTATGATTTAATTTATACagttaatgtaaatatatatggaaatattGATTTTATATCTAGggttattacatatatgaaaaaaaagaaaagtggaactattttatttataaattctgAAGGGGCATTATACCCCATTTATGGTTACTCATACTATTTAATGAGTAAAACATCCATGTGGActtatacacatattttaGACCAAGaactaaaatatttcaatatcCATATTGCAAATGCATTCTTACCATCAATTCAAACACCTGGCTTTGTtcaagaaaattttaaaaaaccagatgttacaaaaaaaattgaaagttTAACTAGTATTCTTAATTCAGATTATGCAGCAGATAAGgtcattaataaaataaagcaaggaagaaaatttataacattaaatttaaatggaTATATGTTGTCTATATTACATAGTGGTTATAGGAATCCGGAATCCTATTTTGATTACTTAATGCATGTTTCattttgcaatatttttgtttttatatcatCTCTTTATAAACTATACATCGAATACGTCATAAAGAAGAAGTTCCATTCCATACTGTGCAACTGA